One segment of Gasterosteus aculeatus chromosome 3, fGasAcu3.hap1.1, whole genome shotgun sequence DNA contains the following:
- the LOC120816125 gene encoding SERPINE1 mRNA-binding protein 1 isoform X18 codes for MPGHLQEGFGCVVTNRFDQLLDDESDPFEILKAAENKKKEAAAAGSTKSAAQAAKQPKKESQKDRKNPLLDKKEESQAAVPLKKEGIRRVGRRPDQQGQPGSQAQGGQGEGRPGDKRPDRRPPRERRFEKPAEDKPEGGGGGGGGGGGEFSADKPPGDRPPRGRGGGGGGRGGRGGRGRGMGRGEGFDSRGKRDFDRHSGNDKPSQKSEEKRSGSGSHNWGNVKEEASEAEQPAAPEATPEGEESAPAGSENKENEVEEVKNEGPKEMTLDEWKAMQDKERTKVEFNIRKPNEGADSQWKKGYVLHKSKSEDRPVGALIDAVETEAEPTPTPVYNKLGPTDESADHHFRKPANDITSQLEINFGDLGRPGRGRGGARGGRGGRGGGGGGGGSRTARGGGRPEKATGVSVPNVDDPEAFPALA; via the exons ATGCCCGGACACCTGCAGGAAGGCTTCGGCTGCGTCGTGACCAACCGGTTCGACCAGTTATTGGACGACGAGTCCGACCCGTTCGAGATCCTGAAGGCGGCCgagaacaagaagaaggaggCGGCCGCCGCCGGGTCCACCAAGAGCGCGGCGCAAGCCGCCAAGCAGCCGAAGAAGGAGTCGCAGAAGGACCGAAAGAACCCGCTGCTGGACAAGAAGGAGGAGTCCCAGGCCGCGGTCCCGCTGAAGAAAGAAG GTATCAGGCGAGTGGGCCGGAGACCAGACCAGCAGGGCCAGCCGGGCTCCCAGGCTCAGGGCGGGCAGGGTGAAGGGCGGCCCGGAGACAAGAGGCCGGACCGGAGACCTCCTCGCGAGCGGCGTTTCGAGAAGCCGGCAGAGGACAAGCCcgaggggggaggcggaggaggaggaggaggaggaggagagttctCCGCAGACAA GCCTCCTGGAGACCGGCCCCCGAGAgggcgtggtggtggtggcggcggacGAGGCGGGCGTGGTGGAAGAGGACGGGGAATGGGGCGAGGCGAAGGCTTCGACTCCCGCGGGAAACGAGACTTTGACAGACACAGCGGCAACGACAAACC CAGTCAGAAAAGTGAGGAAAAGCGCAGCGGCAGCGGCTCACACAACTGGGGCAACGTGAAGGAGGAAGCGAG CGAGGCTGAACAGCCGGCTGCTCCAGAAGCGACcccagagggagaagaaagtgCACCTGCCGGCTCTGAGAACAA GGAgaacgaggtggaggaggttaAAAACGAAGGCCCCAAAGAGATGACCCTGGACGAGTGGAAGGCCATGCAGGACAAGGAGCGCACCAAGGTGGAGTTCAACATCCGTAAGCCCAACGAAGGAGCCGACAGCCAGTGGAAGAAAGGATACGTGCTGCACAAGTCCAAGAGTGAAGAT AGGCCCGTCGGCGCTTTGATCGACGCCGTGGAGACGGAAGCAGAGCCGACCCCGACCCCCGTGTACAACAAG CTGGGCCCCACTGACGAGTCCGCCGACCACCACTTCCGCAAGCCAGCCAATGACATCACATCCCAGCTGGAGATCAACTTCGGAGACCTGGGCCGCCCCGGACGCGGGCGCGGGGGAGCCCGCGGAGGCAGGGGGGGCCGTGGCGGAGGCGGTGGGGGCGGCGGCAGCAGGACGGCACGCGGAGGAGGACGGCCTGAAAAG GCCACTGGAGTGTCAGTCCCCAACGTGGATGACCCTGAGGCCTTTCCGGCCCTGGCCTGA
- the LOC120816125 gene encoding SERPINE1 mRNA-binding protein 1 isoform X19, whose protein sequence is MPGHLQEGFGCVVTNRFDQLLDDESDPFEILKAAENKKKEAAAAGSTKSAAQAAKQPKKESQKDRKNPLLDKKEESQAAVPLKKEGIRRVGRRPDQQGQPGSQAQGGQGEGRPGDKRPDRRPPRERRFEKPAEDKPEGGGGGGGGGGGEFSADNRPPGDRPPRGRGGGGGGRGGRGGRGRGMGRGEGFDSRGKRDFDRHSGNDKPQKSEEKRSGSGSHNWGNVKEEASEAEQPAAPEATPEGEESAPAGSENKENEVEEVKNEGPKEMTLDEWKAMQDKERTKVEFNIRKPNEGADSQWKKGYVLHKSKSEDRPVGALIDAVETEAEPTPTPVYNKLGPTDESADHHFRKPANDITSQLEINFGDLGRPGRGRGGARGGRGGRGGGGGGGGSRTARGGGRPEKATGVSVPNVDDPEAFPALA, encoded by the exons ATGCCCGGACACCTGCAGGAAGGCTTCGGCTGCGTCGTGACCAACCGGTTCGACCAGTTATTGGACGACGAGTCCGACCCGTTCGAGATCCTGAAGGCGGCCgagaacaagaagaaggaggCGGCCGCCGCCGGGTCCACCAAGAGCGCGGCGCAAGCCGCCAAGCAGCCGAAGAAGGAGTCGCAGAAGGACCGAAAGAACCCGCTGCTGGACAAGAAGGAGGAGTCCCAGGCCGCGGTCCCGCTGAAGAAAGAAG GTATCAGGCGAGTGGGCCGGAGACCAGACCAGCAGGGCCAGCCGGGCTCCCAGGCTCAGGGCGGGCAGGGTGAAGGGCGGCCCGGAGACAAGAGGCCGGACCGGAGACCTCCTCGCGAGCGGCGTTTCGAGAAGCCGGCAGAGGACAAGCCcgaggggggaggcggaggaggaggaggaggaggaggagagttctCCGCAGACAA CAGGCCTCCTGGAGACCGGCCCCCGAGAgggcgtggtggtggtggcggcggacGAGGCGGGCGTGGTGGAAGAGGACGGGGAATGGGGCGAGGCGAAGGCTTCGACTCCCGCGGGAAACGAGACTTTGACAGACACAGCGGCAACGACAAACC TCAGAAAAGTGAGGAAAAGCGCAGCGGCAGCGGCTCACACAACTGGGGCAACGTGAAGGAGGAAGCGAG CGAGGCTGAACAGCCGGCTGCTCCAGAAGCGACcccagagggagaagaaagtgCACCTGCCGGCTCTGAGAACAA GGAgaacgaggtggaggaggttaAAAACGAAGGCCCCAAAGAGATGACCCTGGACGAGTGGAAGGCCATGCAGGACAAGGAGCGCACCAAGGTGGAGTTCAACATCCGTAAGCCCAACGAAGGAGCCGACAGCCAGTGGAAGAAAGGATACGTGCTGCACAAGTCCAAGAGTGAAGAT AGGCCCGTCGGCGCTTTGATCGACGCCGTGGAGACGGAAGCAGAGCCGACCCCGACCCCCGTGTACAACAAG CTGGGCCCCACTGACGAGTCCGCCGACCACCACTTCCGCAAGCCAGCCAATGACATCACATCCCAGCTGGAGATCAACTTCGGAGACCTGGGCCGCCCCGGACGCGGGCGCGGGGGAGCCCGCGGAGGCAGGGGGGGCCGTGGCGGAGGCGGTGGGGGCGGCGGCAGCAGGACGGCACGCGGAGGAGGACGGCCTGAAAAG GCCACTGGAGTGTCAGTCCCCAACGTGGATGACCCTGAGGCCTTTCCGGCCCTGGCCTGA
- the LOC120816125 gene encoding SERPINE1 mRNA-binding protein 1 isoform X17, with protein MPGHLQEGFGCVVTNRFDQLLDDESDPFEILKAAENKKKEAAAAGSTKSAAQAAKQPKKESQKDRKNPLLDKKEESQAAVPLKKEGIRRVGRRPDQQGQPGSQAQGGQGEGRPGDKRPDRRPPRERRFEKPAEDKPEGGGGGGGGGGGEFSADKPPGDRPPRGRGGGGGGRGGRGGRGRGMGRGEGFDSRGKRDFDRHSGNDKPQKSEEKRSGSGSHNWGNVKEEASEAEQPAAPEATPEGEESAPAGSENKENEVEEVKNEGPKEMTLDEWKAMQDKERTKVEFNIRKPNEGADSQWKKGYVLHKSKSEDRPVGALIDAVETEAEPTPTPVYNKQLGPTDESADHHFRKPANDITSQLEINFGDLGRPGRGRGGARGGRGGRGGGGGGGGSRTARGGGRPEKATGVSVPNVDDPEAFPALA; from the exons ATGCCCGGACACCTGCAGGAAGGCTTCGGCTGCGTCGTGACCAACCGGTTCGACCAGTTATTGGACGACGAGTCCGACCCGTTCGAGATCCTGAAGGCGGCCgagaacaagaagaaggaggCGGCCGCCGCCGGGTCCACCAAGAGCGCGGCGCAAGCCGCCAAGCAGCCGAAGAAGGAGTCGCAGAAGGACCGAAAGAACCCGCTGCTGGACAAGAAGGAGGAGTCCCAGGCCGCGGTCCCGCTGAAGAAAGAAG GTATCAGGCGAGTGGGCCGGAGACCAGACCAGCAGGGCCAGCCGGGCTCCCAGGCTCAGGGCGGGCAGGGTGAAGGGCGGCCCGGAGACAAGAGGCCGGACCGGAGACCTCCTCGCGAGCGGCGTTTCGAGAAGCCGGCAGAGGACAAGCCcgaggggggaggcggaggaggaggaggaggaggaggagagttctCCGCAGACAA GCCTCCTGGAGACCGGCCCCCGAGAgggcgtggtggtggtggcggcggacGAGGCGGGCGTGGTGGAAGAGGACGGGGAATGGGGCGAGGCGAAGGCTTCGACTCCCGCGGGAAACGAGACTTTGACAGACACAGCGGCAACGACAAACC TCAGAAAAGTGAGGAAAAGCGCAGCGGCAGCGGCTCACACAACTGGGGCAACGTGAAGGAGGAAGCGAG CGAGGCTGAACAGCCGGCTGCTCCAGAAGCGACcccagagggagaagaaagtgCACCTGCCGGCTCTGAGAACAA GGAgaacgaggtggaggaggttaAAAACGAAGGCCCCAAAGAGATGACCCTGGACGAGTGGAAGGCCATGCAGGACAAGGAGCGCACCAAGGTGGAGTTCAACATCCGTAAGCCCAACGAAGGAGCCGACAGCCAGTGGAAGAAAGGATACGTGCTGCACAAGTCCAAGAGTGAAGAT AGGCCCGTCGGCGCTTTGATCGACGCCGTGGAGACGGAAGCAGAGCCGACCCCGACCCCCGTGTACAACAAG CAGCTGGGCCCCACTGACGAGTCCGCCGACCACCACTTCCGCAAGCCAGCCAATGACATCACATCCCAGCTGGAGATCAACTTCGGAGACCTGGGCCGCCCCGGACGCGGGCGCGGGGGAGCCCGCGGAGGCAGGGGGGGCCGTGGCGGAGGCGGTGGGGGCGGCGGCAGCAGGACGGCACGCGGAGGAGGACGGCCTGAAAAG GCCACTGGAGTGTCAGTCCCCAACGTGGATGACCCTGAGGCCTTTCCGGCCCTGGCCTGA
- the LOC120816125 gene encoding SERPINE1 mRNA-binding protein 1 isoform X14, protein MPGHLQEGFGCVVTNRFDQLLDDESDPFEILKAAENKKKEAAAAGSTKSAAQAAKQPKKESQKDRKNPLLDKKEESQAAVPLKKEGIRRVGRRPDQQGQPGSQAQGGQGEGRPGDKRPDRRPPRERRFEKPAEDKPEGGGGGGGGGGGEFSADKPPGDRPPRGRGGGGGGRGGRGGRGRGMGRGEGFDSRGKRDFDRHSGNDKPSQKSEEKRSGSGSHNWGNVKEEASEAEQPAAPEATPEGEESAPAGSENKENEVEEVKNEGPKEMTLDEWKAMQDKERTKVEFNIRKPNEGADSQWKKGYVLHKSKSEDRPVGALIDAVETEAEPTPTPVYNKQLGPTDESADHHFRKPANDITSQLEINFGDLGRPGRGRGGARGGRGGRGGGGGGGGSRTARGGGRPEKATGVSVPNVDDPEAFPALA, encoded by the exons ATGCCCGGACACCTGCAGGAAGGCTTCGGCTGCGTCGTGACCAACCGGTTCGACCAGTTATTGGACGACGAGTCCGACCCGTTCGAGATCCTGAAGGCGGCCgagaacaagaagaaggaggCGGCCGCCGCCGGGTCCACCAAGAGCGCGGCGCAAGCCGCCAAGCAGCCGAAGAAGGAGTCGCAGAAGGACCGAAAGAACCCGCTGCTGGACAAGAAGGAGGAGTCCCAGGCCGCGGTCCCGCTGAAGAAAGAAG GTATCAGGCGAGTGGGCCGGAGACCAGACCAGCAGGGCCAGCCGGGCTCCCAGGCTCAGGGCGGGCAGGGTGAAGGGCGGCCCGGAGACAAGAGGCCGGACCGGAGACCTCCTCGCGAGCGGCGTTTCGAGAAGCCGGCAGAGGACAAGCCcgaggggggaggcggaggaggaggaggaggaggaggagagttctCCGCAGACAA GCCTCCTGGAGACCGGCCCCCGAGAgggcgtggtggtggtggcggcggacGAGGCGGGCGTGGTGGAAGAGGACGGGGAATGGGGCGAGGCGAAGGCTTCGACTCCCGCGGGAAACGAGACTTTGACAGACACAGCGGCAACGACAAACC CAGTCAGAAAAGTGAGGAAAAGCGCAGCGGCAGCGGCTCACACAACTGGGGCAACGTGAAGGAGGAAGCGAG CGAGGCTGAACAGCCGGCTGCTCCAGAAGCGACcccagagggagaagaaagtgCACCTGCCGGCTCTGAGAACAA GGAgaacgaggtggaggaggttaAAAACGAAGGCCCCAAAGAGATGACCCTGGACGAGTGGAAGGCCATGCAGGACAAGGAGCGCACCAAGGTGGAGTTCAACATCCGTAAGCCCAACGAAGGAGCCGACAGCCAGTGGAAGAAAGGATACGTGCTGCACAAGTCCAAGAGTGAAGAT AGGCCCGTCGGCGCTTTGATCGACGCCGTGGAGACGGAAGCAGAGCCGACCCCGACCCCCGTGTACAACAAG CAGCTGGGCCCCACTGACGAGTCCGCCGACCACCACTTCCGCAAGCCAGCCAATGACATCACATCCCAGCTGGAGATCAACTTCGGAGACCTGGGCCGCCCCGGACGCGGGCGCGGGGGAGCCCGCGGAGGCAGGGGGGGCCGTGGCGGAGGCGGTGGGGGCGGCGGCAGCAGGACGGCACGCGGAGGAGGACGGCCTGAAAAG GCCACTGGAGTGTCAGTCCCCAACGTGGATGACCCTGAGGCCTTTCCGGCCCTGGCCTGA